TGCGAGGCTCACGCTGCCAGCACTTGGGGTAACCGACGCGCGCTGGTGAGACAGCTGTCAGCGAAGTAGCCGACGATGACGTCTACGGGTTCGCCCTGAGCAGCCGAAGTGCATTTTTCGAGTTGCCGGAGGTTGATCCCCGGCTTCTCTCACGAATGCGGTGATAGTTCGCTTCTTTTAGATCATGCGGAATCGTGCTGTGTACTTCATAGGCTTCCGCCCTGATGATGGCACCCAGTACAATTCTTCGCGATCCACCGGAGGGGAACCAGAATGGCAGATGAGGACCTCAACCCGAAAGAAGTCGAGCGCGAGCCGGCCGAAGTGTTGCGCGAGCAGGACGAGCTGTTTCGCGCGCTGACACAGCACGCCAACGACCTCCTTTGCCTGAATGAACTGGATGGGCGAAGCGTTTATGCAAGTCCGTCGGTCGAGCGTCTGTACGGTCGAAAGCCGACCAAGATGTTCGAGTTCGCGTATCCAGAAGACGTGGAGCACTGTCAGCGATGGTGGAGAGGGGCGGTGGCTGGAGGAACGGAGCGTCTGCACTGGCGGGCCCGTGACAATGACGGACAGTGGCGCTGGTTAGAGACATCGGCCGCGCGGGTTCAGTATCACAATAAGCCGCAGATTCTGACCGTCTGCCGTGACGTGACCGAGCGCAGGCTCACCGAACAAGAATTGGGGCGGACAACGACGCTGCTTCGAGCGGTCATCGACGGAACGACCGATGCTGTGTTCGTGAAGGACCGGGGAGGCCGTTATCTGCTGTGCAACGCGGCCGCTGCCCAGTTTTTGGGCCGCACGGTCTCTGAAGTTCTGGAAAACGATGACAGCGTCTTCTTCGACCCGGTAAGTGCGAAAGTGGTAAAGGACCACGACGAGCGCGTAATGAAGTCGGGAGTGGCCAACACTGAGGAGGAGGAATTGACGGTCGGTGCAATCACTCGCATTGTTCAAGTGACCAAAAGGCACCCTATCGGGACGGTAGCGGAAATGTCATCGGCGTAATTGGTATCGCCCGCGACATCACTGAGCGTAAGCGGACGGAGATTGCACTGCGCGCCGCCGAAGAACGATTGCAGCACGTGGTTCAGTCTAGTCCAGCCGTGCTCTTCACCCTGCACGCGGAGAATGGACAATTCGGCGGGATCAACTGGATCAGCCCGAACATTGAGACTTTGCTGGGCTACCGGGCCGGTGAGGTGCTCGGGGGAGACTGGTTTCTGGGCAACATCCATCCAGAAGACCGCGAAGCGGTGGTAAATCCGTTTTTCACTGAGATTGTCCGCAACAACTACTTTTCCGCCGAATACCGCTTCCGTCACAAGGACGGCAGCCATCGCTGGATTCGAGGCGAGATCCGACTACTTCGCAATGCAGCCGGCCAGCCAGCCGAGGCCATCGGCTCATTGGCCGATATCACTCAGCGCAAACAGCTTGAGGATCAGTTCCGCCAGGCGCAGAAGATGGAGGTTGTCGGACATCTGGCCGGCGGCATAGCGCACGACTTCAACAACGTACTAGCCGTAATTCTTGGCTGCTGTCAGTTCCTGGAGAACGATGTGGCTGTGGGCGGTGAAAGTCGCGAACTTGTAGAAGAGATCTACAAGGCCGCGAATCGCGCGGCGTCTCTAACCAAGCAATTGCTTGCCTTTAGCCGGCAGCAGATCTTGCGGCCTATGCTCTTGAATCTTAACGAAGTTGTCACGGAGGCCGTGGCGATGCTTGATCGTTTGATCGGTGAAGACATCACGGTTAAAACCAGTTTGCAGTCGCGGCTTTGGCCGGTGAAGGTCGATGGGGGCCAGATGAACCAGGTAATCATGAACCTGGCAGTGAACGCCCGCGATGCGATGCCCCAGGGAGGAACGCTGACCATCGAGACTTCCAACGTCGAACTTGACGAAACCTATGCGCAGAGCCATCGGGAAGTGACTGCCGGATCGTACGTGATGCT
Above is a window of Anatilimnocola aggregata DNA encoding:
- a CDS encoding PAS domain-containing protein is translated as MADEDLNPKEVEREPAEVLREQDELFRALTQHANDLLCLNELDGRSVYASPSVERLYGRKPTKMFEFAYPEDVEHCQRWWRGAVAGGTERLHWRARDNDGQWRWLETSAARVQYHNKPQILTVCRDVTERRLTEQELGRTTTLLRAVIDGTTDAVFVKDRGGRYLLCNAAAAQFLGRTVSEVLENDDSVFFDPVSAKVVKDHDERVMKSGVANTEEEELTVGAITRIVQVTKRHPIGTVAEMSSA
- a CDS encoding PAS domain-containing sensor histidine kinase, with product MRAAEERLQHVVQSSPAVLFTLHAENGQFGGINWISPNIETLLGYRAGEVLGGDWFLGNIHPEDREAVVNPFFTEIVRNNYFSAEYRFRHKDGSHRWIRGEIRLLRNAAGQPAEAIGSLADITQRKQLEDQFRQAQKMEVVGHLAGGIAHDFNNVLAVILGCCQFLENDVAVGGESRELVEEIYKAANRAASLTKQLLAFSRQQILRPMLLNLNEVVTEAVAMLDRLIGEDITVKTSLQSRLWPVKVDGGQMNQVIMNLAVNARDAMPQGGTLTIETSNVELDETYAQSHREVTAGSYVMLVVSDTGSGMDEQTKSRIFEPFFTTKETGKGTGLGLATVFGIVKQSEGHVTVDSELGTGTTFKVYLPRHETAATSEDATKVSTSAPRGTETILVAEDEEMLLKLASRILSSQGYAVLQAGDGEEALQMYRAHAGPIHLLLADVVMPKMSGRQLYDQLSAIQPGLKVLFMSGYTDDAVLRHGVLESTTNFLEKPFTYAALSTCVRRALDAM